In a single window of the Drosophila miranda strain MSH22 chromosome XL, D.miranda_PacBio2.1, whole genome shotgun sequence genome:
- the LOC108162824 gene encoding adenylate cyclase type 9 isoform X2: MPPGVLVNDSRANSTDDIQIALAPHIQTYLSQTGRRHSCCSVMLPVAFERAAAKSWLDPKFDSPVLEEQYQASVFPHVRMRYRFTLSYILLCSLAWCLYFVVDGGSEDFWRPISSSFSMLSLITIMALCFTHWDLYRQHRTLTSAVTAMLLCGASLAFLTYTGRAFSPLGHFAICLEIVLLIYTALPMPLWVGAVIAIFYSIAFELVSHVVIGCSAIHGGAGSVDSSDPSHKILILRIMAHLSVHLVGVHVLVMNLVRMRGTFMKVGQNLLVRRQLEMEKQLKEKMIHSVMPPKVADMLLNEGGTAGLDSGLPPESHYMRPRASNDVKSLFRPFHMHSMENVSILFADIVGFTRMSSTKTAEQLVEILNDLFERFDDLCSLSGCEKISTLGDCYYCVSGCPEPRADHAICCVEMGLGMIDAMRCFDAQRHEGVKMRVGVHTGTVLCGIVGTRRVKFDVWSNDVSLANKMESSGKPEQVHISQETSSFLGDNYYLEEGEEVFGHRTYFVVGRRSDFSRTNSLSPSMPAHAIGGSSLLLPGGHAGSLSQSATNISAVQPQVPPASPVGQLSNSLNPSPVLSIRPRLTSLSMKLRKKSQNHSRERDIERGIMHPAASGIPPVIVVRERPKIIITTKSLPGSLDSDDQPSSPTPPPPPPPPPPPPPPKSRLMVWKVPRFLKRFEELASRGNSSCHSQPEKEDPQYLQHLHHSRPYCPEETLAFMDPTAPNVNGNGTGTGIGTNCVYQQLPVLVESCSVSRLGNQTLDIPSASRPLLHHAATSTALASSVLRSPEGFSAVAGSSVGGAGCCSPGQYSMYDDIIDVRSYISQSRSDISPFGRSGSYRSQCGRQSTSGGTVLPVEQSPLPRPRASTLATGRPPVVGAAAAGAGAGATIEPSTSSTSANVQPSPFCLPAPPAGGGGGHSRNSSICPSATSRKDSGIKSNSRRSSIQQQIYALNQSAISQHRVSGYFTSSTSSISNLNDMQGLPLPMPLPLGIALPMVVPQPPPPPLPLLMQPCSSQTMGDPLAACLQQLRKQSDLQLIRCVRDNARSQRSYLVKPPLRGFSLYFKSRQLERDFRSKAHRFGTENETEGPPTLATPRYNTYIDIFVGIAVYLCISVSLFLMTQNTVTPSFRLWVTLFSCFTAIQVFALFLFTRQMCRRHGTGRTSSSSRSRLRSKSTTSEVVDGDADEDGDGGRGGGGRGDVEAALRRGGSSRGPQFRSCADRIFEAISSWYPWHICLAVLMAMPVLLIIANFLLLDLEQLEAFEYHYGFLIFVCIVHFCNFTQLNCWVRNILAFMAALCFIGIAVSQLMVYSSRSDQAESEEESQEEGGSSYIFEEIKWFHDYHVEIYLDLLLILVLVWFLNREFEIGYRLTFYGNAVANQDKVRVQNMKNQADMLLHNIIPKHVAEHLKNTAKYSENHHNIAIIFASIVNFNEMYDESYLGGKEFLRVLNELIGDFDELLSRPEFRAVEKIKTIGSTFMAASGLDPSHRGSGDEHIHTLMEFSIAMQEVVDAFNKDLLEFNLILRIGMNIGDVTAGVIGTSKLYYDIWGDAVNVASRMDSTGLPNRIQVGKDCLPFLTARYDFEPRGSVYVKGKDHMEVFLYTDRRKTQLPDEGLQAKGEEELDDEQQQQQQLEDNEGENDNEHEHEHGEDKKEVDVDANVDDDEEEEFHSSETTTLFKSQESIQANGGNHLTTTVTITTPPSSQSVEP, encoded by the exons ATGCCCCCGGGCGTTCTAGTCAACGATAGCCGGGCCAACTCCACCGATGACATACAGATCGCTCTGGCCCCCCACATCCAGACGTATCTGAGCCAGACCGGGCGCCGGCACTCGTGCTGCAGCGTCATGCTGCCGGTGGCCTTCGAGCGGGCCGCCGCCAAGTCCTGGCTGGATCCCAAGTTCGACTCCCCCGTCCTCGAGGAGCAGTACCAGGCCAGTGTCTTTCCCCACGTTCGCATGCGATACAG GTTCACCCTCTCATACATCCTCCTCTGCTCGCTGGCGTGGTGTCTGTACTTCGTGGTGGACGGCGGATCGGAGGACTTCTGGCGACCGATCTCCAGCTCGTTCTCGATGCTGTCGCTGATCACGATCATGGCGCTGTGCTTCACCCACTGGGACCTCTACAGGCAGCACAGGACGCTGACCTCCGCGGTGACTGCGATGCTGCTGTGCGGAGCCTCGCTGGCCTTCCTCACGTACACGGGGAGGGCCTTTAGTCCACTGGGGCACTTCGCCATCTGCCTGGAGATCGTGCTGCTTATCTACACTGCCCTGCCCATGCCGCTGTGGGTGGGTGCGGTCATTGCGATCTTCTACTCGATCGCCTTCGAGCTCGTTTCCCACGTGGTCATCGGATGCAGTGCCATACATGGGGGGGCGGGATCGGTGGACAGTAGCGATCCCAGCCACAAGATACTCATACTGCGGATCATGGCCCATCTGAGCGTGCACCTGGTGGGCGTCCACGTGCTCGTGATGAACCTGGTGCGGATGCGCGGCACCTTCATGAAGGTCGGTCAGAATCTGCTCGTGCGCCGTCAACTGGAGATGGAGAAGCAGCTCAAGGAGAAGATGATACACTCGGTGATGCCGCCCAAGGTGGCGGACATGCTGCTCAACGAAGGGGGCACCGCCGGACTGGACTCCGGCCTGCCCCCCGAGTCCCACTACATGCGTCCGCGGGCTTCCAACGACGTGAAGTCCCTATTCCGGCCCTTCCACATGCACAGCATGGAGAACGTGAGCATCCTGTTCGCGGACATCGTCGGATTCACCCGCATGTCCTCCACCAAGACGGCCGAGCAGTTGGTCGAGATCCTCAACGACCTGTTTGAGCGCTTCGACGATCTCTGCTCCCTCAGCGGCTGCGAGAAGATATCCACCCTGGGCGACTGCTACTACTGCGTCTCCGGCTGCCCTGAGCCCCGCGCGGACCACGCCATCTGCTGCGTGGAAATGGGTCTGGGCATGATCGATGCCATGCGCTGCTTCGACGCCCAGCGCCACGAGGGCGTCAAGATGAGAGTCGGCGTCCACACGGGCACTGTTCTCTGCGGCATCGTAGGCACGCGCCGGGTCAAGTTCGATGTGTGGAGCAACGACGTAAGCCTGGCCAATAA AATGGAGTCCTCGGGCAAGCCGGAGCAGGTTCATATCTCGCAGGAGACGTCGAGCTTTTTGGGCGACAACTACTACCTGGAAGAGGGCGAAGAGGTCTTCG GTCATCGCACCTACTTCGTGGTAGGACGCCGAAGCGACTTCTCCAGAACCAACAGCCTCAGTCCCAGCATGCCAGCCCATGCCATTGGGGGCAGCTCCCTGTTGCTGCCCGGAGGCCATGCCGGCTCATTATCGCAGAGCGCGACCAACATCTCGGCGGTGCAGCCGCAAGTGCCGCCCGCCTCGCCGGTGGGGCAGCTTTCGAACTCGTTGAACCCCTCGCCGGTTTTGTCCATACGCCCTCGACTGACCTCGCTGAGCATGAAGCTGCGTAAGAAGTCGCAGAACCACAGCCGGGAGCGGGACATTGAGCGGGGCATCATGCATCCGGCGGCCAGCGGAATACCGCCAGTTATTGTGGTGCGGGAGCGGCCAAAGATCATCATCACCACCAAGTCGCTGCCGGGCAGCCTCGACTCGGATGATCAGCCGTCGTCGCCCActccaccgccgccgccaccgccgccaccgccgccccCACCGCCCAAGAGCCGGCTGATGGTGTGGAAGGTGCCGCGCTTCCTCAAACGCTTCGAGGAACTGGCCAGCCGCGGAAACAGCTCCTGTCACAGTCAGCCAGAGAAGGAGGATCCCCAGTACCTGCAGCACCTCCATCATTCCCGTCCCTATTGCCCCGAAGAGACCCTGGCCTTCATGGATCCCACTGCACCGAATGTGAATGGGAACGGAACCGGAACCGGAATCGGAACCAACTGCGTGTACCAGCAGCTGCCCGTCCTGGTAGAGTCCTGCAGCGTCAGCCGGCTGGGTAACCAGACCCTGGACATACCGTCCGCGTCTCGGCCCTTGCTGCACCATGCTGCCACCTCTACGGCCCTGGCCAGCAGCGTCCTCCGTTCCCCAGAGGGGTTCTCCGCAGTGGCAGGATCCAGCGTCGGCGGAGCAGGCTGCTGCTCTCCGGGACAGTATTCCATGTACGACGACATCATCGATGTGCGCTCCTACATCAGCCAGTCCCGCAGCGACATCTCGCCCTTCGGCCGCTCCGGTAGCTATCGGAGCCAGTGCGGCCGTCAGTCCACCAGCGGGGGAACCGTGCTCCCCGTGGAGCAGTCACCCCTGCCCAGGCCACGTGCCTCCACCCTGGCCACTGGCAGGCCACCAGTCGTCGGTGCGGCTGcagctggggctggggctggggccaCCATCGAGCCCAGCACCTCCAGCACTAGTGCCAACGTCCAGCCCAGTCCCTTCTGTCTACCCGCTCCGCCAGCTGGAGGCGGAGGCGGCCACTCGCGCAACTCGAGCATCTGCCCGTCGGCCACCTCGCGCAAGGATTCGGGGATCAAGAGCAACTCGCGGCGCTCCTCCATCCAGCAGCAGATATACGCCCTCAACCAGTCGGCCATCAGCCAGCACCGCGTCTCCGGCTACTTCACCAGCTCCACCTCGAGCATCTCGAATTTGAATGACATGCAGGgcctgcccctgcccatgcCCCTCCCGCTGGGCATCGCGCTGCCCATGGTGGTGCCACagccgcccccgcccccgctgccgctgctgatgCAACCGTGCTCCTCTCAGACGATGGGCGACCCGCTGGCCGCCTGCCTGCAGCAGCTGCGCAAGCAGTCGGACCTCCAGCTGATACGATGTGTGCGGGACAACGCCAGGTCGCAGAGGAGCTACCTTGTGAAGCCGCCGCTGCGGGGCTTCAGCCTTTACTTCAAGTCCCGCCAGCTGGAGCGCGACTTCCGCTCCAAGGCCCACCGGTTCGGGACCGAGAACGAGACCGAGGGGCCACCCACACTGGCCACTCCCCGGTACAACACCTACATCGACATCTTCGTGGGGATCGCCGTCTACCTGTGCATCTCGGTGTCACTCTTCCTGATGACCCAGAACACGGTCACGCCTAGCTTCCGTCTCTGGGTGACGCTCTTCTCCTGCTTCACGGCCATCCAGGTCTTCGCCCTCTTCCTGTTTACGAGGCAGATGTGTCGCCGTCATGGCACCGGgaggaccagcagcagcagccgctcTCGTCTCCGCTCCAAGTCCACAACCAGCGAGGTCGTCGACGGCGATGCAGACGAGGATGGAGATGGAGGTAGAGGTGGAGGTGGACGTGGGGATGTTGAGGCTGCCCTGAGGAGGGGTGGCAGTAGCAGGGGACCTCAGTTCCGGTCGTGTGCGGACCGCATCTTCGAGGCCATCTCCAGCTGGTATCCGTGGCACATTTGCCTGGCCGTGCTGATGGCCATGCCCGTGCTCCTGATCATCGCCAACTTCCTCCTGCTGGACCTGGAGCAGCTGGAGGCCTTCGAGTACCACTACGGCTTCCTCATCTTTGTGTGCATCGTGCACTTCTGCAACTTCACGCAGCTCAACTGCTGGGTGCGCAACATCCTGGCCTTCATGGCCGCCCTGTGCTTCATTGGTATCGCCGTATCGCAGCTGATGGTCTACTCGAGCCGAAGCGACCAGGCCGAGTCGGAGGAGGAGTCGCAGGAGGAGGGCGGCTCCTCGTACATCTTTGAGGAGATCAAGTGGTTCCACGACTACCACGTGGAGATCTACCTGGATCTTCTGCTCATCCTAGTCCTAGTGTGGTTTCTTAATCGCGAATTCGAGATCGGCTATCGGTTGACCTTCTACGGGAACGCGGTCGCCAACCAGGACAAGGTGCGTGTCCAGAACATGAAGAACCAGGCGGACATGCTGCTGCACAACATCATTCCCAAGCATGTGGCCGAGCACCTGAAGAACACGGCCAAGTACTCGGAGAACCACCACAACATCGCCATCATCTTCGCCTCCATCGTCAACTTCAACGAGATGTACGACGAGAGTTATCTGGGGGGCAAGGAGTTTCTCCGCGTTCTCAACGAGCTGATAGGGGACTTTGACGAACTGCTCTCCCGTCCCGAGTTCCGGGCCGTCGAGAAGATCAAGACCATTGGCTCCACCTTCATGGCCGCCAGCGGGCTGGACCCATCGCACCGAGGGTCGGGTGATGAGCACATCCACACACTCATGGAGTTCTCCATTGCCATGCAGGAGGTGGTGGATGCCTTCAACAAGGATCTGCTCGAGTTTAATCTGATCCTGCGCATCGGCATGAACATTGGCGATGTGACGGCGGGCGTGATCGGAACCAGCAAGCTTTACTACGACATCTGGGGCGACGCCGTCAACGTGGCCTCGCGCATGGACTCCACGGGTCTTCCGAACCGCATCCAGGTGGGCAAGGACTGTCTGCCGTTCCTCACCGCTCGCTACGACTTCGAGCCCCGCGGCAGCGTCTATGTCAAGGGTAAGGATCACATGGAGGTCTTTCTTTACACGGATCGCCGAAAGACCCAGCTTCCAGATGAGGGTCTGCAAGCGAAGGGGGAAGAAGAGCTGGATGacgagcagcagcaacagcagcagctagaGGATAATGAGGGCGAGAATGATAATGAGCATGAGCATGAGCATGGGGAGGATAAGAAGGAGGTTGATGTTGATGCTaatgttgatgatgatgaggaggaggagtttCACTCGAGCGAGACCACAACGCTCTTCAAGTCGCAGGAGTCTATACAGGCAAATGGCGGCAATCATTTGACGACGACGGTCACGATAACGACCCCGCCCTCCTCCCAGTCAGTGGAACCGTAG